In one Dehalococcoidia bacterium genomic region, the following are encoded:
- a CDS encoding oxidoreductase, which translates to MRLPATIVAIRQETPTIKSFAFDLHGREIGFMAGQWVDFFVTLEGAEAVGGYSITSSPAEQTTFSLAVKQDGSDHPVTNWLHDDARVGDEVEVALGGDFYYEPEEADSVVLIAGGIGLTPLMSIVRSANELATRTRLALVYSAATPDELLFREELVSIADANPRIRPVFTVTQPESDAWDGHTGRIDAGLLRSESVDLNALFFVCGPPAMIRAMIAMLRELGVPRPRIRYEQWW; encoded by the coding sequence GTGAGACTGCCGGCCACGATCGTCGCTATCCGCCAGGAGACGCCGACGATCAAGTCGTTCGCCTTTGACCTCCATGGGCGAGAGATCGGATTCATGGCCGGCCAGTGGGTGGACTTCTTCGTTACCCTTGAGGGCGCAGAAGCCGTCGGCGGCTACTCAATAACATCTTCCCCGGCAGAGCAGACGACGTTCAGTCTCGCAGTGAAGCAGGACGGCTCCGACCACCCTGTCACCAACTGGCTCCATGATGACGCGCGAGTCGGGGACGAGGTCGAGGTCGCACTTGGTGGAGACTTCTACTATGAACCGGAAGAGGCCGACTCGGTCGTGCTGATTGCTGGCGGCATCGGGCTGACTCCGCTGATGAGCATCGTGAGATCAGCGAACGAGCTTGCGACTCGTACACGTCTGGCCCTCGTGTACAGTGCAGCGACGCCGGATGAGCTGCTGTTCAGGGAGGAGCTTGTATCGATAGCTGACGCCAATCCTCGCATCAGACCCGTCTTCACAGTCACACAGCCTGAGTCCGACGCCTGGGATGGACACACGGGGCGGATTGACGCAGGCCTGCTCAGGTCGGAGTCCGTCGATCTAAATGCCCTCTTCTTCGTGTGCGGCCCACCAGCCATGATCCGGGCGATGATCGCGATGCTCCGGGAGCTGGGCGTACCCCGTCCGCGGATACGTTACGAGCAGTGGTGGTAG
- a CDS encoding insulinase family protein, with translation MISIDFKKITLSNGLDVILSPDRSLPVTAVNVWYHVGSKNEERGKTGFAHLFEHVMFEGSKNHDVSYFEPLQKVGANLNGSTTPDRTNYWENVPSNHLDLALWLESDRMGYLLEVLTDRKLDVQRDVVKNERRQNYENRPYGMAPMLLQPALFPAPHPYNWTTIGDPEDLDNASLEDVRSFFQTFYTPNNASLAIVGDFDVDETLAKVERYFGDIPSGQEVNRTGRMDTTLTGAVDMEAHDRVQLPRLYLVWPALPGFTADQPALDIIGAVLGDGRSSRLYRSLVYDARSAREVRVYHHAQEIAGEFMVQVTANPGHTLEELEREVYRQIKDISRGDVSERELERAKNRIQASHVFQLERFGGFGGRADQLNYYNVMTGDPAYINQDIDRYLAVTRDDIARVAGMLSDARVRLAIHPEEQRTTVASPVDRSATPAASPQPVFTAPVPNRAKLGNGLNILHVEKRGLPTVAFGLVVRSGAISDPADRAGLAHLTTSMLPEGTSSRSSAQISDEIEFLGSHLRSSASREHIVLMSDGLSTTWHDALSILGDIAQNAEFPTHELERVRANLLTDLRRVSDSPATISGRATRGVMFGPGTPYGHPLTGVENSVEQVSADDLKAFFGANFRPENSTFIIVGDLSTDEAVEAANETFGQWSAGQGQGSEVAESEPPTQSQTTIYLADKPAAAQSVVRSGHLTIPRKDPRFMSLNVFNYIFGGQFGARLNMNLRQDKGYSYGYMSSVEWNLGPSMLIAGGGVQTTVTKETVIETLKEFNEILGDRPVTDTEYSDAIDGIMRSIPSQFETQFQILSQLTRIVTFDLPDDYFTHYPQRLTETTLDDVRSAGSKLLDVDHLNIVIAGDAAEIEPGLSELGLPIVPIDYEGRVIGG, from the coding sequence ATGATCTCCATCGACTTCAAGAAAATTACGCTGTCCAACGGTCTCGACGTAATCCTGTCTCCTGACCGGTCTCTGCCGGTAACCGCCGTTAACGTCTGGTACCACGTCGGCTCCAAGAACGAGGAGCGCGGCAAGACCGGATTTGCCCACCTGTTCGAGCACGTCATGTTCGAGGGTTCGAAGAACCACGACGTAAGCTACTTCGAGCCGCTGCAAAAGGTCGGCGCGAACCTGAACGGGTCAACCACCCCAGACCGAACCAACTACTGGGAGAATGTGCCTTCGAACCATCTCGACCTCGCGCTGTGGCTCGAGTCAGACCGCATGGGATATCTGCTCGAGGTGCTGACAGACCGCAAGCTGGACGTGCAGCGGGACGTTGTAAAGAACGAACGGCGCCAGAACTATGAGAACCGCCCCTACGGGATGGCGCCGATGCTGCTGCAGCCTGCGCTGTTCCCTGCGCCTCACCCGTACAACTGGACTACAATCGGCGATCCGGAGGACCTGGATAACGCGTCTCTTGAAGACGTGAGGTCGTTCTTCCAGACCTTCTACACGCCGAACAACGCGAGCCTTGCCATCGTGGGCGACTTCGACGTTGACGAGACACTCGCAAAGGTGGAGCGCTACTTCGGAGACATCCCATCAGGTCAGGAGGTCAACCGCACGGGCCGGATGGACACGACGCTGACAGGTGCTGTGGACATGGAGGCCCATGACCGCGTCCAGCTTCCGAGGCTGTACCTTGTATGGCCGGCGTTGCCCGGGTTTACGGCCGACCAGCCCGCCCTCGATATCATCGGCGCCGTACTCGGAGATGGCCGGAGTTCGCGGCTTTACCGCTCGCTGGTCTACGACGCGCGCTCAGCACGCGAGGTCCGCGTGTACCACCATGCCCAGGAGATTGCCGGCGAGTTCATGGTGCAGGTCACCGCGAACCCTGGACACACGCTCGAAGAGCTGGAGCGGGAGGTCTATCGGCAGATCAAGGACATCTCCAGGGGCGACGTCAGCGAGCGCGAGTTGGAGCGCGCCAAGAACCGCATCCAGGCCTCGCACGTCTTCCAGCTTGAACGGTTCGGAGGATTCGGTGGCCGCGCGGACCAGTTGAACTACTACAACGTGATGACCGGCGATCCGGCGTACATAAACCAGGACATAGACCGGTACCTGGCAGTCACGCGAGACGACATTGCGAGAGTCGCCGGGATGCTGTCCGATGCCAGGGTGCGACTGGCGATTCACCCGGAGGAGCAACGCACGACCGTGGCTTCGCCTGTCGATCGCAGCGCGACTCCCGCGGCGTCACCACAGCCCGTGTTTACAGCCCCTGTCCCGAACCGTGCCAAGCTAGGCAACGGTCTGAATATCCTGCACGTGGAGAAGAGGGGGCTCCCTACGGTGGCTTTCGGGCTGGTGGTCAGATCAGGTGCGATATCCGACCCTGCAGACAGGGCCGGCCTTGCCCACCTCACGACCTCCATGCTGCCTGAAGGGACTTCGAGCCGATCTTCTGCACAGATCTCCGACGAGATCGAATTCCTGGGCAGCCACCTACGCTCCAGCGCGAGCCGAGAGCACATAGTGCTCATGTCGGATGGGCTTTCCACGACCTGGCATGATGCTCTAAGCATACTGGGCGACATAGCCCAGAACGCAGAATTCCCTACTCACGAGCTTGAGCGCGTCCGAGCCAACCTGCTGACTGACCTGCGGCGCGTTTCAGACAGTCCTGCGACCATCTCGGGACGAGCCACCCGCGGCGTCATGTTCGGGCCCGGAACGCCCTACGGACACCCGCTCACGGGTGTAGAGAACTCGGTCGAGCAGGTATCGGCAGACGATCTGAAGGCCTTCTTCGGCGCAAACTTCCGACCGGAGAATTCGACGTTTATCATCGTGGGTGACCTGTCGACTGACGAGGCGGTAGAAGCCGCGAACGAAACGTTCGGGCAGTGGTCCGCCGGGCAGGGACAGGGATCCGAAGTGGCTGAGTCAGAGCCCCCTACACAGTCTCAGACGACGATATACCTCGCCGACAAGCCCGCCGCAGCGCAGTCAGTGGTCAGGTCTGGGCATCTGACCATTCCACGAAAAGACCCACGCTTCATGTCCTTGAACGTGTTCAACTACATCTTCGGCGGCCAGTTCGGAGCCCGGCTGAATATGAACCTGAGGCAGGACAAGGGTTACAGCTACGGGTACATGTCCAGCGTCGAGTGGAACCTCGGCCCGTCCATGCTGATCGCAGGCGGCGGAGTGCAGACTACCGTGACGAAAGAGACCGTGATCGAGACTCTGAAGGAGTTCAACGAGATCCTCGGCGACCGGCCCGTGACTGATACTGAGTACAGCGACGCTATCGACGGGATAATGCGAAGCATTCCCAGCCAGTTCGAGACGCAGTTCCAGATACTCAGCCAGTTGACTCGCATCGTCACGTTCGATCTTCCGGACGACTACTTCACGCACTATCCTCAGCGTCTGACCGAGACTACCCTGGACGACGTGAGGAGCGCCGGTTCCAAGCTGCTGGACGTCGATCACCTCAACATCGTGATCGCAGGCGATGCTGCCGAGATTGAGCCGGGGCTGAGTGAACTGGGCCTGCCAATAGTACCAATAGACTACGAGGGGCGAGTTATCGGTGGATAG
- a CDS encoding ABC transporter substrate-binding protein: protein MTTASSLKNLRLMETFRNLFYTPIYVAVSGGFFYRHGLNVMFSTMPEGGAAMDIIRSGEVDVVQTGVSRSFVELDLGHEDAPLHIAEINRRDGFFLVSREPTDDWEWKMLEGTTLAPVGFTPVPWNSLRAAMLKHGVDLDSLDLVTGLSAQDALDQFRAGAIDYVHMPHPQAGLLVAEGSGHIATALGPELGHICYSSFAAMPDFIESHPDTVQAFVNGFDDALRWLAGAEDAEVVEQVEPFFAELDSSLLQDCIHQYRANNTWPESAAITESSYNGMRDILIDGGMVRGRHEYDRLVRPEFAATSAERSFL from the coding sequence ATGACAACTGCATCTTCGCTCAAGAACCTTCGTCTCATGGAGACGTTCAGAAACCTCTTCTATACGCCGATCTACGTGGCGGTCTCCGGAGGCTTCTTCTACCGGCACGGACTCAACGTGATGTTTTCGACAATGCCGGAAGGCGGAGCGGCGATGGACATCATCCGGTCCGGCGAGGTGGACGTTGTGCAGACAGGCGTCAGCCGCAGCTTCGTTGAGCTGGACCTGGGACATGAGGACGCCCCGCTGCACATCGCGGAGATCAACCGCCGCGACGGCTTCTTCCTAGTCTCGCGTGAGCCGACAGACGATTGGGAATGGAAGATGCTAGAGGGTACCACACTGGCCCCGGTCGGGTTCACACCCGTTCCGTGGAACTCGCTCCGAGCAGCCATGTTGAAACACGGCGTCGATCTCGATTCGCTCGACCTGGTGACCGGACTCTCCGCGCAAGATGCGCTGGACCAGTTCAGGGCAGGCGCTATCGACTATGTCCACATGCCGCATCCACAGGCAGGACTCCTGGTAGCCGAGGGCTCTGGGCACATTGCAACGGCGCTCGGGCCTGAACTTGGGCACATCTGCTACAGCTCGTTCGCCGCGATGCCTGACTTCATAGAGTCACATCCGGACACAGTGCAGGCCTTCGTCAACGGCTTCGACGACGCGCTCCGATGGCTGGCGGGCGCAGAAGATGCTGAGGTAGTGGAACAGGTCGAGCCATTCTTCGCCGAGCTTGACTCCAGCCTGTTGCAAGACTGCATTCACCAATACAGGGCGAACAACACATGGCCAGAGAGCGCGGCCATCACGGAGTCCTCTTACAACGGGATGCGGGACATCCTGATCGACGGCGGGATGGTTCGAGGCCGGCACGAGTACGACAGGCTGGTGAGACCGGAGTTCGCTGCGACGTCGGCCGAGCGGAGTTTTCTGTAA
- a CDS encoding type II toxin-antitoxin system prevent-host-death family antitoxin, which produces MLDSKPQRVWTVAEAKARLSEILRLSEEEGPQRIGARKSFVVVPARVWDERQPSRPPLGKWLIENMPRGTNLEIPDRGGESRREISFADWDDDDWGKE; this is translated from the coding sequence GTGCTTGACTCTAAACCTCAACGAGTATGGACTGTAGCAGAGGCAAAAGCGCGTCTGTCGGAAATTCTGCGACTGTCGGAAGAAGAGGGTCCCCAGCGCATCGGGGCCCGGAAGTCCTTCGTAGTCGTACCTGCCCGTGTATGGGATGAGAGGCAGCCATCCCGGCCACCCTTGGGTAAGTGGCTCATCGAGAATATGCCCCGTGGGACAAATCTGGAGATACCAGACCGTGGCGGGGAGTCGCGTCGCGAGATTTCCTTTGCTGACTGGGACGATGACGACTGGGGTAAAGAGTGA
- a CDS encoding SDR family oxidoreductase, whose protein sequence is MDLGITGKNALVTGGSRGLGRQCAVSLAAEGVNVAICGRTQGTIDGTVAELESMGVKAFGVVADVVDASDMQRLHDETVAGLGPIDILVNNAGGSVGSTDIVDTPLDNFRTVFDLNLFGGYELTKHALAHMREQGWGRVINIASIWGREYGGNIGYMSAKAALIAATKHAGLSLGGTGITVNSIAPGSIAHPQGGWERFQNEQSEEVVSTFIANNLPMGRFGWPEPVGDLCAFLASDRADLITGSCVVVDGGQSYSMM, encoded by the coding sequence ATGGACCTTGGAATCACCGGAAAGAACGCGCTCGTTACCGGAGGCAGTCGTGGACTGGGACGCCAGTGCGCCGTCTCACTGGCCGCCGAGGGCGTAAACGTCGCGATATGCGGCCGAACTCAAGGCACGATCGACGGCACCGTGGCGGAACTGGAATCGATGGGAGTCAAGGCATTCGGTGTCGTCGCGGACGTGGTAGATGCCTCGGACATGCAGAGGCTCCACGACGAGACGGTCGCCGGCCTGGGACCTATCGACATTCTCGTGAACAACGCCGGCGGGTCCGTCGGCTCTACCGACATCGTCGATACGCCGCTGGACAACTTCCGCACCGTGTTCGACCTCAACCTGTTCGGCGGATACGAGCTCACCAAGCACGCGCTGGCTCACATGCGGGAGCAGGGCTGGGGTCGTGTGATCAACATCGCGTCGATTTGGGGCCGCGAGTACGGAGGCAACATCGGCTACATGTCCGCCAAGGCCGCGCTGATCGCAGCCACCAAGCACGCAGGGTTGTCGCTCGGCGGTACTGGAATAACCGTTAACTCGATCGCGCCGGGCTCGATCGCCCACCCCCAGGGTGGCTGGGAGCGGTTCCAGAATGAGCAGTCCGAGGAGGTTGTGAGCACCTTCATCGCGAATAACCTCCCGATGGGCAGGTTCGGCTGGCCCGAGCCCGTAGGCGACCTGTGTGCGTTCCTAGCCTCGGACCGTGCCGACCTCATCACCGGCTCATGCGTGGTCGTCGACGGCGGCCAGAGCTACTCGATGATGTAG
- a CDS encoding MaoC family dehydratase N-terminal domain-containing protein, translated as MTTADTDIVFDRSLLGVDHEIGSFPVTREMIVKFAHSTGETNPVYLDDEVGEASEHGSIIAPPTFCNMFVSGVSRPDIKLEFGDVSLFAGQAIECVGPVKPGDTLFAKTRLKDVYAKTGRSGKMVFQVWETSFANQDDETVALVQESFVKRQRRPR; from the coding sequence ATGACCACCGCAGACACTGACATAGTATTTGACCGCAGCCTTCTTGGCGTGGACCACGAGATCGGCTCCTTTCCGGTGACTAGAGAGATGATCGTGAAGTTCGCCCACTCGACAGGGGAGACTAACCCGGTCTACCTCGACGACGAGGTCGGCGAGGCATCTGAGCACGGCAGCATCATCGCGCCGCCCACCTTCTGCAACATGTTCGTATCCGGCGTTTCCCGGCCCGACATCAAGCTGGAGTTCGGAGACGTGAGCCTGTTCGCAGGTCAGGCGATCGAGTGCGTCGGCCCGGTCAAGCCTGGCGACACGCTGTTCGCGAAGACCAGGCTGAAGGACGTCTACGCAAAGACAGGGCGCTCGGGCAAGATGGTCTTCCAAGTCTGGGAGACGAGCTTCGCCAACCAGGACGACGAGACTGTCGCGCTTGTACAGGAGTCGTTCGTGAAACGCCAGAGGAGGCCCAGATGA
- a CDS encoding NIPSNAP family protein yields MIYDFHTYDLKPRSVPELERGVAEVLPTRLEISPLAGFWHTEAGPLNQILHIWPYEDMAERDEARREMKARNVWGDLGELVVNMQSDIYLPAPFTRPLEEAEFGPLYEIRTYTYMAGEIAQVIDAWGEAIEEREKYSPFVGAFYSDGGSMNRWTHIWAYQSFEQRMIVREETHALGIWPPASPVVPMHQESKLLIPAEFSPLQ; encoded by the coding sequence ATGATTTATGACTTCCACACCTACGACCTCAAGCCACGCAGCGTACCCGAACTGGAGAGGGGCGTTGCCGAGGTACTTCCCACCAGGTTGGAAATCTCCCCACTCGCCGGGTTCTGGCACACGGAAGCGGGTCCGCTGAACCAGATACTACACATCTGGCCGTACGAAGACATGGCGGAGCGCGATGAGGCCCGTAGAGAGATGAAGGCAAGGAATGTCTGGGGCGACCTGGGAGAGCTCGTCGTCAACATGCAGTCCGACATCTACCTGCCAGCGCCGTTCACGCGTCCGCTCGAGGAGGCCGAATTCGGGCCCCTGTACGAGATCAGGACATACACGTACATGGCGGGCGAGATTGCGCAGGTCATCGACGCCTGGGGTGAGGCCATCGAGGAGCGCGAGAAGTATTCGCCGTTCGTTGGGGCGTTCTACTCCGACGGGGGCTCGATGAACAGGTGGACGCACATCTGGGCATACCAGAGCTTCGAGCAGCGCATGATAGTGCGCGAGGAGACGCATGCCCTGGGAATCTGGCCTCCTGCCAGCCCCGTGGTGCCAATGCACCAGGAGAGTAAGCTGCTCATTCCGGCCGAGTTCTCGCCACTACAGTAG
- a CDS encoding type II toxin-antitoxin system VapC family toxin: MYIVDASVWVARFWTRDPRHTEARSWVFETLSRGEEILAPAILLAEVAGPLGRRTGEIELGLTAARQLGNLPGLRLLDIDEQMARLSGELAARLRLKGADAVYVAAAMIENAPLVTLDREQNDRASRMVTAFTPT, encoded by the coding sequence TTGTACATCGTTGACGCGAGTGTATGGGTCGCCAGATTCTGGACCCGCGATCCTCGTCACACTGAAGCCCGCAGCTGGGTGTTTGAGACGCTTTCGCGGGGAGAAGAGATACTTGCGCCTGCCATTCTGCTGGCAGAAGTTGCAGGGCCACTGGGCCGAAGAACTGGAGAAATAGAACTGGGTCTGACTGCGGCTCGGCAGCTTGGTAACCTACCAGGCCTCCGCCTCCTGGATATCGATGAACAGATGGCGCGACTGAGTGGCGAGTTGGCCGCTCGACTAAGGTTGAAGGGCGCTGACGCTGTGTATGTAGCAGCCGCGATGATAGAGAACGCGCCACTAGTTACACTGGACCGTGAACAGAATGACCGGGCGTCTCGCATGGTGACTGCTTTCACCCCCACGTGA
- a CDS encoding class I SAM-dependent methyltransferase, with protein MKPADDPLVDYRALVRSSNDRCAAAYSEARMGEVHPELTLLSERLENGASVLDIGCGAGIPVARALAERFAVTGVDLSGEMIRRARTNVPGANFIHDDITSVEFPDSSFDAVVAFYSIFHIPREEHAVLFSRVHDWLKPGGYLMCTLSHSSESAYTEDDFFGVTMYWSNYGLGDYHEILDGLGFSILRTSAVGNGYSESHEAPAEDHPLVFARRQ; from the coding sequence ATGAAGCCCGCAGATGATCCTCTCGTCGACTATAGGGCCCTCGTTCGGAGTAGCAACGACCGGTGTGCCGCCGCCTACTCCGAAGCCCGAATGGGAGAGGTGCATCCTGAGTTGACCCTGCTCAGTGAGCGTCTGGAAAACGGAGCATCAGTACTCGACATCGGCTGCGGCGCCGGGATTCCGGTAGCAAGAGCGCTGGCGGAGAGATTCGCAGTCACAGGCGTCGACCTTTCCGGTGAGATGATCCGACGGGCCCGGACGAACGTGCCGGGTGCGAACTTCATTCATGACGATATCACGTCGGTGGAGTTTCCGGATTCGAGCTTCGATGCCGTGGTCGCCTTCTACTCGATATTTCACATACCGAGAGAGGAGCACGCCGTCCTGTTCAGTCGAGTCCACGACTGGCTGAAACCAGGTGGCTATCTCATGTGCACACTCAGTCATAGTAGTGAGTCGGCATATACCGAGGACGACTTCTTTGGCGTGACGATGTACTGGAGCAACTATGGTCTTGGAGACTACCACGAAATCCTGGACGGGCTTGGCTTCAGCATCCTGAGAACATCCGCTGTCGGCAACGGGTACTCCGAGAGCCATGAGGCACCCGCAGAAGACCACCCGCTCGTGTTTGCCAGAAGGCAATAA
- a CDS encoding PHP domain-containing protein: protein MFIDLHTHSVSSDDSRATVDQYVKWVGVLRRKGSRLDGFVLTEHRKFDFDKDYSELAEAYDVLIMKGSELDTNMGHFLVYGVTEALTDAIDFGNVSMDALELVRAADEHGAIALPAHPGRFGIGLCEFTDNGQDFSSIRAAEGLNGSNRPGEQERAEELIRLLGVPATGGSDAHLVSAIGKCMTQFENQVLNETDLVRELKTGAFAPVVLSDAV from the coding sequence ATGTTCATAGACCTCCACACCCACTCTGTATCGTCTGACGACTCAAGAGCGACCGTCGACCAGTACGTAAAGTGGGTGGGAGTACTCCGCAGGAAGGGAAGCAGGCTGGACGGCTTCGTCCTGACCGAGCACCGCAAGTTCGACTTCGACAAGGACTACTCAGAGCTCGCCGAGGCCTACGACGTGCTCATCATGAAAGGGTCCGAGCTCGACACCAACATGGGCCACTTCCTGGTGTACGGCGTCACCGAGGCGCTGACCGACGCCATCGACTTCGGAAACGTCAGCATGGACGCTCTCGAACTGGTCAGGGCTGCAGACGAACACGGCGCCATTGCCTTGCCAGCCCATCCGGGCAGATTCGGGATCGGCCTGTGCGAGTTCACGGACAACGGGCAGGACTTCAGCTCGATACGAGCTGCGGAGGGTCTGAACGGCTCGAATCGCCCTGGAGAACAGGAGCGCGCAGAGGAGCTAATACGCCTGCTTGGCGTTCCAGCCACGGGCGGAAGCGACGCGCACCTCGTGAGCGCTATCGGGAAGTGCATGACCCAGTTCGAGAACCAGGTGCTTAACGAGACCGACCTGGTCAGAGAGCTCAAGACGGGAGCTTTCGCCCCCGTTGTGCTCTCCGACGCAGTATGA
- a CDS encoding type II toxin-antitoxin system VapC family toxin — translation MSGFLLDTNVVSEMTKSRPNLLVISFLAQSTDLWLASLVVHELEFGLQLAPPGQRRDRLRAGISRFLTGYSDRILQLDRAAAEWAARFRADAVRSGRPPDLVDILIAGIAKAHDLTVATRNVRDFQHLDIDVFNPWDGQ, via the coding sequence GTGAGCGGGTTTCTCCTGGACACGAATGTCGTGTCGGAGATGACAAAGAGCCGTCCCAATCTCCTGGTCATCTCATTTCTCGCTCAATCCACTGATCTGTGGCTAGCGTCCTTGGTTGTGCATGAGCTGGAGTTTGGCCTGCAACTCGCGCCCCCGGGACAGCGCCGGGATCGTCTGCGAGCGGGTATCTCAAGGTTCCTCACTGGCTATTCGGACCGAATCCTGCAACTTGATAGGGCGGCGGCGGAGTGGGCCGCACGCTTCCGGGCAGACGCGGTCCGCTCCGGGCGTCCCCCCGACCTCGTTGACATACTAATCGCCGGAATAGCCAAGGCTCATGATCTTACAGTTGCCACCCGTAATGTCCGAGATTTCCAGCATCTCGACATAGATGTGTTCAATCCCTGGGATGGTCAGTGA
- a CDS encoding sulfite oxidase encodes MTSNYEEDSRETDLWLVARDSGISRRRILQLLSMGGAAAVLAACSGIGFPQSSDSDAGGVSAPGQDEFPGWFKDPEPFIQRKASLEARLENMQGVITPNRLFFVRNNSASIDINSDSWRLTVEGDAVANPLELSLRDVRIMPSRTLVSYLECAGNHRAMFNLVNGQEAPGTQWERGAIGNGEWTGVRLSDVLERAGITGDAASVLLVDLDRDSPEEGFRRVMPIDKAMHPDTILAYALNGETLPRDHGYPLRVVTPGWVGSSWIKWLGQIIVSSEQQWTRNNTTSYVLIGDDYQPEGAADGQVVTTQSIKSALALPWPAELGAGRHLVHGYAHSPHGSISRVEWSTDSGANWKSANIEESQLRYSWVRFEFEWDASPGEFTLMTRATDSVGNTQPDSVPFNAKGYLFNQPLPHPIRVS; translated from the coding sequence ATGACTTCAAACTACGAAGAAGACTCGCGTGAGACCGATCTCTGGCTCGTGGCCAGGGACAGTGGGATCAGCAGGCGTCGCATTTTGCAACTGCTCTCTATGGGTGGTGCAGCGGCGGTGCTGGCAGCCTGCAGTGGTATAGGATTCCCGCAGTCTTCAGATTCAGATGCCGGAGGTGTCAGCGCCCCAGGTCAGGATGAGTTCCCTGGTTGGTTCAAGGATCCGGAGCCGTTCATCCAACGAAAGGCTAGCCTTGAAGCCAGGTTGGAAAATATGCAGGGCGTCATTACTCCTAACCGGCTATTCTTCGTGCGAAACAACTCCGCGAGTATCGACATCAATTCGGACTCCTGGCGTTTAACCGTTGAGGGAGACGCAGTCGCCAATCCGTTGGAGCTGTCGCTTCGAGACGTCCGAATCATGCCAAGCCGCACGCTTGTCTCGTACCTTGAGTGCGCAGGCAATCACCGCGCGATGTTCAACCTTGTCAATGGGCAGGAGGCGCCGGGCACACAGTGGGAAAGGGGCGCCATCGGTAACGGTGAGTGGACGGGCGTTCGGCTCTCGGATGTTCTCGAACGGGCCGGCATCACCGGGGACGCCGCCAGCGTGCTCTTGGTGGATCTCGACAGAGACTCGCCTGAGGAAGGCTTCCGCAGGGTTATGCCCATAGACAAGGCGATGCACCCTGACACCATCCTGGCCTATGCACTGAACGGCGAGACTCTGCCAAGGGACCACGGATACCCACTGAGAGTCGTGACTCCTGGATGGGTGGGAAGTTCATGGATCAAGTGGCTCGGACAAATCATCGTGTCCTCTGAGCAGCAGTGGACGCGCAACAACACGACCTCGTACGTACTCATCGGTGATGACTATCAGCCCGAAGGTGCGGCAGACGGGCAGGTGGTCACTACGCAGTCGATTAAGAGCGCGCTCGCGCTGCCGTGGCCTGCTGAGTTGGGCGCCGGTCGGCATCTTGTCCACGGGTACGCCCACTCGCCACACGGATCTATATCCAGGGTGGAGTGGAGCACAGACTCAGGCGCAAACTGGAAGTCAGCCAACATCGAGGAATCGCAGCTCAGGTACTCATGGGTGCGTTTCGAGTTCGAATGGGACGCCAGTCCTGGTGAGTTCACTCTCATGACACGAGCCACCGATTCTGTGGGCAACACCCAGCCCGACAGCGTCCCGTTCAACGCGAAGGGCTACCTGTTCAACCAGCCGCTTCCTCACCCCATACGGGTGTCGTGA
- a CDS encoding type II toxin-antitoxin system prevent-host-death family antitoxin produces MLSVGVRELKRDASAIVKKVRDEKETIEVTYRGIVVAQIVPVESAEDRRTRFDMIWKQMDKLAEEISAKWDSDESAADVVRESRREL; encoded by the coding sequence ATGCTTTCTGTAGGTGTCAGAGAGTTGAAGCGAGACGCTAGCGCAATCGTCAAGAAAGTACGTGACGAGAAAGAAACCATCGAAGTCACATACAGGGGCATCGTGGTTGCGCAAATCGTGCCGGTTGAGTCTGCCGAAGACCGACGGACAAGGTTCGACATGATTTGGAAGCAGATGGACAAGCTGGCTGAAGAGATCTCGGCAAAGTGGGACAGCGACGAGTCAGCAGCGGACGTCGTGAGAGAGTCCCGAAGGGAACTCTAA